The following DNA comes from Bacteroidales bacterium.
TAATAAATAAATCACCTTAAAATCCCCCGCATGGAACTTATGTATGAACTAAGAATCCTGCTTCATGTAGTTATTGCCTCCCTTTTGGGAGGAGTAATCGGTTACGAAAGGGAAAAAACAAATAAACCGGCAGGGATCAAAACCAATATGATCGTTG
Coding sequences within:
- a CDS encoding MgtC/SapB family protein; amino-acid sequence: MELMYELRILLHVVIASLLGGVIGYEREKTNKPAGIKTNMIV